One genomic segment of Drosophila melanogaster chromosome 3R includes these proteins:
- the unc80 gene encoding uncoordinated 80, isoform C → MVTNAAGTAATGGATSNTTNNNNLQTNNNSHGANNNNDDFDFDQDSGLQDLGLPVSVQTFLWRQIAPFIRPKLGKLHESTCLFCQHAPGHHESKEACKSFEKVLVQNIQFGLSPPLTKGLGVIPRWRLLQGALPHVMHACAALLYNRVKDMQAIGPVETKLLYTMQWILLYAAEECADDEGGEDLGLGDAAEPKSKSIDQYLFSVPTITLFVYLFAPIIHHLKESDFQNFRLENGIKLWQGMWDNRAPGAPCFTAPVKPKARNLLCAPTPKGSTDVFPARKHSLSADAMSPKADSPQSGISDYGRQDEEGSWVSSPKEFAFPETIPEEASSVEDERVVIFRLPSAPQLMDNSFFTADASLLQQQQSQSRRGSRQSMNSRDKDKVPSTKFEFDQQELMRGASMKEKRSASIEKETDSDKSESIKADVSAATFLDVAVLRCLFISHWQEEGIFWSLQYLYNRLSDIGEEAAITLNQPRKRSNSLPIPQIEISLYQGPGSNSRDSPGSSVVKDYIEIPDPSPTVTACVAEEPQSAPSTTERRGSEKKKRVKMADLRAFVETKMFSKSEKNLEKVGLDTNSANGKTPLQHAEYHRSLDTGEKKLSRSASMISREPASNLIKGKSMPSLRFYRYVEPPKAPRPSQATCPRSTAFYPRNPIITVTEHTPTPSPDYMKRQGSIDSQLDALSNGGSIAGMTGNGGGNGSTGMGSSTTRYRGQMLRSHTDSHIDYTGVDESEAPGSSFYITRDGGIDYEIILLAISNVFKRDPAQVCSLRVLEAGLNICELLIEMGVLKLGEHAHEISMSITRRALQVLGCPHGCNDGVRGPPADFLRNQCQKILSRMLRQAGQRTKRFMQEMVKTSPLPELIDYFHAFLAFCVDPSSLLSPLSQGGYSTNFSGGMSGGAEAQVVGAVFKPLVSRFVEASKDLKGPENIALYGDIRQLVTYVKGAHGGPFRLVALSGILAVTPRPHKKGPSAQTTRVIRHIPQANANQSLQNDDNRSQRRLLLKKRSTSSACASLLETEACEEHYKTSQSPLSNFRRRTTGVRPTLTPRHSERALLSDSTSSSERNSLGRLSGLVRWFRGTPKEASSIDLEIGSLNPEISSTFMRHASLKIQRGRSSDGIGRSIQRAKRRVERRLNRFGGIVKGKKKVGGIEETADFSRRSSSDMCDGPRESEVVILKERKLVPTEPVRVGMLRLSFLLETCAPGSFPDPQLVAAVLDLPQAPLVARATFLLECAHFVHLCNKGQWPAWMKQNVGSYRASGANINLNQMKQQVSQTSARRTHILQRAAGKMFHQWAEMVGARLEEILFTERLQYEAVNASLTDPEKQRELLQQDEEEDFLDETSVNPHGNDCPHSLKLIACVLLFEITAFLRDTYLMLPKTSKLIHRDKPAPWEKVYREANRRWSMALSSMGHSQTSAQSLQSIAAGNDGAGQSERKISFVLHEPDNESENSSNTTLTKEGEEARRPTTSAVRPFLLRRGTATTTGGSFKRRSLKLRRNTKDSKDIETDFNMQSRRKVSSLSDRSDTSEQGMISGGEESPGILSDDQQPESPTDSNENDDTAKNMPWLKAIIDLMSSYNYYCTHKGYCHPFCYKRHMRSCTRLVKATRKVYGEEFGFTFDADHPNVEPTIITSSKPHTSRARSTRKVSEQSSTQTSPSKRKDSLSRKDRISDDPDLEMAEKLAKAFRQEKEKKMQEEPPILKFIRIHIRNLFHFPLATLLKGAVVLTEEMVIEAMPAAWELLLETNHDTATSSAAVFLMGSVKAQNFAFDIMQRALKHKDPDIRIGAIQRYLVLWKCRFHVWPRMEENAHDVTFKVPPGGIEFTLPSPKIGIESLPVVDPPWMPVQQTKDMDVTLNQDRHRSLVTATKSRKMQQTEAIRNALRQQRDKQRAERHSFLITMIPISQQASHEPGMEKLEDHEIEEDLDGTRMSSHLHHAHSLFPSVLCSSVMQIVGCLDDAAIGSDGNAVYEIAYQVIWVCLVEESALFLRYVFERLTRDRQDQMFKLLRHLIRFVPRLPQQAAFALYNSIIGYIMFYVRSSNELKQELVGSALSVLWMVVHSVHGIMFKDLKQILRKEQCDASILLTANVPAAKKIVVHGPADDDYNIPSQFPVQEDTLFCQLLKEALDYYPIDEKNTSHYCLVDYKSSKILNPNWYIRDLYFFKRSQYPEVRLMLMRPEESFLALQKQELTKKFVEIGKVHLTWAILKNVDMVVQRVVFLHEELMKLPSFPRKALEVDLDLHHGGEYGKVLLGLDVLHKFMWVRLIARMFEAMAGNFAYSADIQLFLNVLSGASILHAEDSCIMRYVMATFINAAFNFKNIFSTNGYFMIMPTLLQVYSLHQTNKLITTTIEYAVKQFYLLNRKPFILQMFGSVSAILDTDEDGTYGEAHKVQSSCLFNLLLSLEDPSPDPLNIAELVKEPKPLKAIDFCYHDEDDDVTVLDCITLCVMVVSYSAESTRGYQMLIILEAILPCYLQQIQSPSYIPLQGKSERDIILQLAVAIRTMVHNCEGLAKSYNGPYRNSPEHKGSSQRNCSRGPPCSPGLDFEEETHPKYMTDARTKNMMDSAEDSEMIRTEYRRPRDVLLSVVADFLTKSTVRLAELAKKMPSDTKPTEVLDAKCHIRLADIAHSLLKVSPYDPESMACRGLQRYMQAVLPRAEWSNDTLRNALVTILRRIDKVFLKISKKPSIRRNTDWEAAAGLLKGIHETIIRHSYVLHWQQMKTLISTVQNLIVNEPGIPEGVSSAGAALMSQNPPAFFCSAVVRLVALQVVSPVDCFSLVQICGGSSEFATQEKAEGFLMHLIMPLCLKVCSGRGVSDVGELKMSDVSFLLTAVLNAMSPPAGRTGQAVSQINRVTGDLRAGSLTFTGSRDAKRPARISGSLYQAAFLALRIVCICFESRLSNEWPRIVRVMRDLGRRNEAAPDLWSFMEFVVTHRTPLYIVLLPFILHKISQPPIGDHERHMQFIIRERLRGTPPQGGIKSKGALLLELARELRDLRDELEEKRYDRESSEQKKSDTPAATSAAEAHKSQQRPSLISIFTGTTTGQASHSHVSAVPIDSRSGSGGICTPSDTLSQQTLHPPRESLSSSSTGRDPHTTTSESQSGEADAGSAPTLVGATPSGSGHGSGGGIGTGAASAVPSHLSHSQSLQQAPFKAQPPKLRFVSSVEFRHSSGETSTTPLSPESPAEDSSGDHTRSRLQRSKAASRKTFRLKRSRLTPMEPPSIVTSQEEQAPQAQAKTLGEISWDSVSQTSSTSGYRDNNSLQTGLLSPDGSLGGLTLGRSPSQHSLLMVFEGQDEDTLI, encoded by the exons GAGTCAAAGGAAGCCTGCAAG TCCTTTGAGAAAGTGCTTGTGCAGAACATCCAGTTCGGCCTGTCACCACCTCTCACGAAGGGCTTGGGTGTGATTCCCCGATGGCGCCTCTTGCAAGGAGCTCTGCCACATGTTATGCACGCCTGTGCCGCTCTGCTCTACAATCGCGTCAAGGATATGCAGGCCATTGGTCCTGTGGAGACCAAGCTGCTATACACCATGCAGTGGATCCTGCTGTACGCCGCCGAGGAATGTGCCGATGATGAAGGCGGCGAGGATCTGGGCTTGGGAGATGCGGCGGAACCAAAGTCGAAGTCCATTGATCAGTACTTGTTTTCAGTACCAACTATTACG CTCTTTGTGTACCTATTTGCACCTATTATACACCACCTAAAGGAATCGGATTTCCAAAACTTTCGCCTGGAGAATGGCATTAAGCTCTGGCAGGGAATGTGGGACAATCGAGCACCCGGAGCTCCATGCTTTACAGCTCCCGTTAAGCCCAAGGCTCGAAACTTGCTGTGTGCACCCACTCCGAAAGGTTCCACGGACGTTTTTCCCGCCCGAAAGCACTCACTCAGTGCGGACGCCATGTCACCCAAGGCAGATTCGCCACAGAGCGGTATCTCAGACTATGGAAGGCAGGACGAGGAG GGTTCCTGGGTTTCTTCGCCCAAGGAGTTCGCCTTTCCCGAAACCATACCAGAAGAAGCCTCCAGCGTGGAGGATGAACGTGTGGTCATATTTAGGTTACCTTCGGCGCCACAACTAATGGATAACTCATTCTTTACG GCCGATGCCAGTctgttgcaacagcaacaatccCAGAGTCGTCGAGGAAGTCGCCAGTCAATGAACTCCCGGGACAAGGATAAAGTGCCCTCCACCAAGTTCGAGTTCGATCAGCAGGAACTGATGCGAGGTGCATCTATGAAGGAGAAACGGAGTGCATCCATCGAAAAGGAGACGGACTCGGATAAGTCGGAAAGTATCAAGGCGGATGTATCCGCAGCCACTTTCCTGGACGTGGCTGTGCTGCGCTGCCTCTTCATCTCCCATTGGCAGGAGGAGGGCATCTTCTGGAGCCTGCAGTATCTATACAATCG ACTCAGTGACATTGGTGAGGAGGCGGCCATCACCTTGAATCAACCTCGCAAGCGCTCGAATTCCTTGCCCATACCGCAAATCGAGATTTCACTGTACCAGGGACCCGGCAGCAATAGTCGGGATAGTCCAGGCAGTTCCGTGGTTAAGGATTACATCGAAATACCCGATCCATCGCCCACGGTGACAGCCTGTGTAGCAG AAGAACCTCAAAGTGCGCCAAGCACAACGGAAAGACGCGGCAGTGAGAAGAAGAAACGCGTTAAGATGGCAGATCTTCGGGCTTTCGTGGAAACAAAGATGTTCTCGAAGTCGGAGAAGAATTTGGAAAAAGTAGGGCTCGACACAAACTCAGCCAATGGCAAGACACCACTGCAACATGCA GAATACCATCGCAGCCTGGACACGGGTGAGAAGAAACTATCTCGGTCAGCCTCGATGATAAGTCGCGAACCAGCCAGTAACTTGATAAAGGGCAAATCTATGCCCAGTCTCAG ATTTTACAGATACGTTGAGCCACCCAAGGCCCCAAGGCCATCGCAGGCCACCTGTCCGCGTTCCACGGCCTTCTATCCCCGGAATCCCATCATTACGGTTACGGAGCACACGCCCACACCTTCGCCCGATTACATGAAGCGTCAG GGCTCCATCGACTCCCAGCTGGATGCCTTGAGTAATGGCGGCAGTATTGCTGGTATGACTGGAAACGGAGGTGGTAATGGTAGCACTGGCATGGGCAGCTCCACCACCCGTTACCGTGGTCAAATGCTGCGCTCCCACACGGACTCCCACATCGATTACACGGGCGTGGATGAGTCGGAGGCGCCGGGCTCCTCCTTTTATATAACACGCGATGGCGGCATTGACTACGAGATTATCCTGCTGGCCATTAGCAATGTTTTCAAGCGGGATCCGGCACAGGTTTGCTCACTCCGAGTCTTGGAAGCGGGTCTGAACATCTGCGAGTTGCTGATTGAAATGGGTGTGCTCAAACTGGGTGAGCATGCCCACGAGATCTCGATGAGTATTACGAGGAGAGCTCTGCAGGTCTTGGGGTGTCCACACGGATGCAATGATG GTGTTCGAGGGCCACCTGCTGACTTTCTGCGCAACCAGTGCCAGAAGATCCTGTCGAGAATGTTGCGGCAGGCTGGTCAAAGGACGAAGCGCTTTATGCAGGAGATGGTGAAGACTTCACCGCTGCCGGAACTCATCGACTATTTCCATGCCTTCCTGGCCTTCTGCGTGGATCCCAGCTCCCTGCTGTCGCCACTGA GTCAGGGCGGCTATTCGACCAATTTTAGCGGCGGCATGAGCGGCGGAGCCGAGGCCCAGGTGGTTGGAGCGGTCTTCAAGCCGCTGGTCAGCCGCTTTGTGGAGGCCAGCAAGGATCTGAAGGGTCCGGAGAACATAGCCCTCTACGGTGACATCCGGCAGCTGGTCACCTATGTAAAGGGCGCCCATGGCGGTCCGTTTCGGCTGGTCGCCCTCAGTGGCATCCTGGCCGTCACTCCGAGGCCACACAAAAAGGGTCCTTCGGCGCAGACCACTCGTGTTATCAG ACACATTCCGCAGGCCAATGCAAATCAGAGTCTGCAAAACGACGACAACCGTTCCCAGCGACGTCTTCTCCTGAAGAAACGCAGCACTTCGTCCGCCTGCGCC AGCCTGCTGGAGACGGAGGCTTGCGAGGAGCACTACAAGACCAGCCAGTCGCCACTGAGCAACTTCCGTCGGAGGACCACTGGGGTGCGACCCACGTTGACTCCGCGGCACAGCGAACGCGCCTTGTTATCCGACTCCACGTCCAGCTCGGAACGCAATTCGCTGGGACGGCTCAGCGGCTTGGTGCGCTGGTTCCGCGGTACGCCCAAGGAGGCATCGTCCATTGATCTGGAGATCGGGTCACTCAACCCGGAGATCTCCTCCACGTTCATGAGGCACGCCTCGCTGAAGATCCAGCGCGGGCGGTCGAGCGATGGCATTGGGCGGTCCATTCAGCGCGCCAAGCGACGCGTCGAGCGGCGGCTGAACCGTTTCGGCGGCATTGTGAAGGGCAAGAAGAAGGTGGGCGGCATCGAGGAGACGGCGGACTTCAGTCGCCGCAGCTCCTCGGACATGTGCGACGGTCCGCGGGAGTCGGAGGTGGTCATCCTCAAGGAGCGCAAGCTGGTGCCCACCGAACCGGTGCGCGTGGGCATGCTTCGGCTTTCCTTTCTGCTGGAGACCTGTGCCCCCGGCTCCTTTCCCGATCCCCAGCTGGTGGCCGCCGTTCTGGATTTG CCACAAGCTCCACTCGTGGCTAGGGCCACCTTCCTGCTTGAGTGCGCCCACTTTGTCCATTTGTGCAACAAGGGTCAGTGGCCCGCCTGGATGAAGCAGAACGTGGGCAGCTATCGGGCCTCGGGCGCAAACATCAATCTCAATCAGATGAAGCAGCAGGTGAGCCAAACGAGCGCCAGACGCACCCACATACTCCAACGGGCAGCCGGAAAGATGTTCCACCAGTGGGCAGAGATGGTGGGCGCCAGGCTGGAGGAGATTCTGTTTACGGAGCGACTGCAGTACGAAGCGGTCAATGCGAGTCTCACGGATCCCGAGAAGCAGCGCGAGTTGCTGCAacaggacgaggaggaggacttcCTTGACGAAACATCGGTCAATCCGCACGGCAATGATTGCCCACATTCCTTAAAGCTGATCGCCTGTGTGCTGCTCTTCGAGATTACGGCATTTTTGCGGGACACCTACCTGATGCTACCAAAGACATCCAAGCTGATCCATCGCGACAAACCGGCGCCATGGGAGAAGGTTTACCGCGAGGCCAATCGGCGCTGGTCCATGGCCCTCAGCTCCATGGGTCACTCGCAGACTTCCGCCCAGAGCTTGCAGTCGATAGCAGCCGGGAACGATGGTGCCGGCCAGTCGGAGCGAAAGATATCGTTCGTGCTCCACGAACCGGACAATGAGTCGGAGAATAGCAGCAACACAACGCTGACCAAGGAGGGCGAAGAAG CTCGTCGACCCACAACATCGGCTGTACGACCATTCCTGCTGAGACGAGGCACTGCCACCACAACTGGAGGATCCTTCAAGCGCCGCTCGCTGAAGCTTCGTCGCAACACCAAGGATAGCAAGGACATTGAAACTGATT TCAATATGCAATCACGTCGCAAGGTGTCCTCGCTCTCCGATCGCAGTGACACCTCGGAACAGGGCATGATCAGTGGTGGCGAGGAATCACCAGGAATTCTCAGTGACGATCAGCAGCCGGAGTCACCAACGGACTCGAATGAAAACGATGATACGGCCAAGAATATGCCGTGGCTAAAGGCAATTATCGATCTTATGTCCAGCTATAACTACTACTGCACCCATAAAGGATATTGCCATCCATTTTGCTATAAACGGCACATGCGATCCTGCACTCGCTTGGTCAAAGCCACCAGAAAG GTTTATGGCGAGGAGTTTGGATTCACCTTCGATGCAGACCATCCGAATGTGGAGCCCACTATCATCACCTCCAGTAAGCCACATACTTCTCGAGCTCGCTCCACTAGAAAAGTATCGGAGCAGAGTTCCACTCAGACATCTCCGTCCAAGCGAAAGGATAGCTTGTCACGCAAAGATCG GATAAGTGACGATCCTGATCTGGAAATGGCAGAGAAGTTGGCCAAAGCTTTTCGACAGGAGAAGGAAAAGAAGATGCAGGAGGAACCACCCATCCTGAAGTTTATCCGCATTCACATACGTAACTTGTTTCATTTTCCACTGGCCACCTTGCTAAAGGGTGCAGTTGTGCTCACCGAGGAGATGGTCATCGAGGCCATGCCCGCCGCTTGGGAACTCCTCCTAGAAACTAATCACGATACGGCCACCTCAAGTGCGGCCGTATTTTTGATGGGTTCGGTAAAGGCCCAGAACTTTGCCTTCGACATCATGCAGCGGGCTTTGAAGCACAAGGATCCGGACATAAGGATTGGAGCCATTCAGCGCTATCTGGTGTTATGGAAGTGTCGTTTCCATGTCTGGCCTCGAATGGAGGAGAATGCCCACGATGTGACCTTCAAGGTGCCACCGGGTGGCATCGAGTTCACTCTACCGTCGCCCAAGATTGGCATTGAAAGCCTGCCGGTGGTGGATCCACCCTGGATGCCAGTCCAGCAGACAAAGGACATGGACGTAACCCTAAACCAAGATAGACAT CGATCCTTGGTCACCGCAACCAAGAGTCGCAAGATGCAACAGACGGAGGCCATCCGGAATGCTCTGCGCCAGCAGAGGGATAAACAGAGGGCGGAGCGCCACAGTTTCCTGATCACCATGATACCCATAAGTCAACAGGCCTCCCATGAGCCCGGAATGGAGAAGCTGGAGGATCATGAGATCGAGGAGGACCTTGATGGCACACGCATGTCCTCGCACCtgcaccacgcccactccctCTTCCCCTCCGTTCTCTGCTCATCCGTAATGCAGATCGTTGGCTGCCTGGACGATGCGGCCATTGGATCGGATGGCAATGCCGTATATGAGATTGCGTACCAGGTGATCTGGGTTTGCTTGGTGGAGGAGTCAGCTCTGTTTTTGCGCTATGTCTTTGAGCGGCTGACTCGCGATCGGCAGGATCAGATGTTCAAGCTCCTGCGACACCTCATCCGATTCGTGCCCCGTCTGCCCCAACAGGCGGCATTTGCGCTCTACAACTCGATTATAGGATACATCATGTTCTACGTCAGATCATCCAATGAATTGAAGCAAGAG CTCGTTGGCTCAGCCTTATCTGTGCTGTGGATGGTGGTGCACTCGGTGCATGGAATTATGTTCAAGGATCTCAAGCAGATTCTGCGAAAGGAGCAGTGCGATGCATCCATTCTTCTAACGGCCAATGTGCCCGCTGCCAAAAAGATTGTTGTGCACGGACCAGCGGATGATGACTACAACATACCCTCTCAGTTTCCCGTCCAGGAGGATACTCTTTTCTGCCAGTTGCTCAAGGAGGCATTGGATTACTATCCCATCGATGAGAAGAACACCAGTCACTACTGTCTAGTAGACTACAAGAGCA GTAAAATCCTCAATCCCAATTGGTACATTCGTGATCTGTACTTCTTCAAGAGATCTCAATACCCTGAGGTGCGTCTGATGCTTATGCGTCCGGAGGAATCCTTCCTGGCACTCCAGAAGCAAGAGCTTACCAAGAAGTTTGTGGAAATCGGAAAGGTGCACCTGACATGGGCTATTCTGAAGAACGTGGACATGGTTGTGCAGCGGGTGGTATTCCTGCACGAGGAGCTGATGAAGCTGCCCTCCTTCCCGCGCAAGGCACTCGAGGTGGATCTGGATCTGCACCATGGTGGCGAGTACGGAAAGGTGCTGCTCGGGTTGGACGTCCTGCACAAGTTCATGTGGGTGCGACTGATCGCCCGCATGTTCGAGGCCATGGCTGGGAATTTCGCCTACTCAGCGGACATCCAACTCTTTCTGAACGTCCTTTCCGGCGCCTCCATTCTGCACGCCGAAGATTCGTGCATCATGCGCTATGTGATGGCCACCTTCATCAACGCCGCCTTTAACTTTAAGAACATCTTCTCTACGAACGGATACTTTATGATTATGCCCACACTGCTGCAAGTCTATTCCCTGCATCAGACTAACAagctcatcaccaccaccattGAGTATGCGGTAAAGCAGTTCTATCTGCTCAACCGGAAGCCATTTATCCTGCAAATGTTTGGTTCCGTTTCCGCCATTCTCGATACGGATGAGGATGGCACGTACGGAGAAGCCCACAAGGTGCAGTCGAGCTGTCTGTTTAACCTGCTACTCAGTCTCGAGGATCCCTCGCCGGATCCCCTAAACATTGCGGAGCTGGTCAAGGAACCCAAGCCGCTCAAGGCCATTGACTTTTGTTACCATGATGAGGATGACGACGTCACCGTTTTGGACTGCATTACCTTATGTGTCATGGTCGTCTCCTACTCCGCAGAGAGTACACGAGGATACCAAATGCTA ATAATTTTGGAGGCCATTCTGCCCTGTTATCTGCAGCAGATCCAATCGCCCAGCTATATTCCGTTGCAGGGAAAGTCTGAGCGAGATATAATCCTCCAGCTGGCGGTGGCCATTCGCACCATGGTGCACAACTGTGAGGGTCTGGCCAAGAGCTACAATGGACCCTATCGTAACAGTCCGGAGCACAAGGGTTCCTCGCAGCGCAACTGCAGCCGTGGACCTCCCTGTTCACCCGGCCTGGACTTTGAAGAGGAAACGCATCCCAAGTATATGACCGATGCTCGCACCAAGAACATGATGGACTCTGCCGAGGATTCGGAAATGATACGCACCGAATACCGAAGACCACGAGACGTGTTGCTCTCCGTGGTGGCCGATTTCCTCACGAAATCCACCGTACGTCTAGCAGAACTGGCCAAGAAGATGCCCAGTGATACGAAACCTACCGAGGTTCTGGACGCCAAGTGTCACATTCGTTTGGCGGACATCGCGCATTCCCTGCTAAAGGTGTCGCCCTATGATCCGGAGTCCATGGCCTGTCGGGGTCTGCAACGCTATATGCAGGCGGTTTTGCCGCGGGCGGAGTGGTCCAACGATACATTGCGCAACGCACTGGTCACCATTCTACGGCGCATCGACAAGGTGTTCCTCAAGATCTCAAAGAAGCCATCAATCAGGAGGAATACGGACTGGGAGGCGGCCGCCGGACTGCTGAAGGGCATCCACGAGACGATCATACGGCACTCGTACGTGCTGCACTGGCAGCAGATGAAAACGCTCATCAGCACGGTGCAGAATCTGATCGTCAACGAGCCCGGCATTCCCGAGGGCGTCTCCAGCGCAGGAGCAGCGCTCATGTCTCAGAATCCGCCGGCCTTTTTCTGCTCGGCCGTGGTGCGTTTGGTGGCCCTGCAGGTGGTCAGCCCCGTGGACTGTTTCTCCCTGGTCCAGATATGCGGCGGGAGCTCCGAATTTGCCACGCAGGAAAAGGCCGAGGGCTTTCTAATGCATCTGATAATGCCACTGTGTCTGAAGGTTTGCTCGGGCCGCGGCGTTTCCGACGTGGGCGAGTTGAAGATGTCGGACGTTTCCTTCCTGCTGACTGCCGTGTTGAATGCGATGAGTCCGCCGGCGGGTCGTACCGGGCAAGCCGTGTCCCAGATCAACCGGGTGACCGGCGACCTACGCGCCGGCTCACTCACCTTCACCGGCAGTCGGGATGCCAAGCGCCCAGCCCGCATCTCCGGGTCCCTCTACCAGGCCGCCTTCTTAGCCCTGCGCATCGTGTGCATCTGCTTCGAGAGCCGGCTCTCCAACGAGTGGCCGCGCATCGTTCGGGTGATGAGGGATCTCGGCAGGCGCAACGAGGCTGCGCCGGATCTCTGGAGCTTTATGGAGTTTGTGGTCACCCACCGAACGCCACTCTACATTGTCCTGCTGCCCTTCATTCTGCACAAG ATATCGCAgccacccattggggatcacGAGCGACACATGCAGTTTATCATCCGGGAACGATTGCGCGGAACACCGCCGCAGGGCGGGATTAAGTCTAAGGGAGCTCTGCTGCTGGAACTGGCCAGGGAGCTGCGGGACCTGCGCGACGAGCTGGAGGAGAAACGCTACG ATCGCGAGAGTTCCGAGCAGAAGAAGAGCGACACACCGGCGGCAACTAGTGCGGCTGAAGCCCACAAGTCGCAGCAAAGACCTTCACTCATATCTATCTTCACAGGAACCACCACGGGCCAGGCCTCGCACTCCCACGTCTCCGCCGTGCCGATCGACTCGCGCAGCGGATCCGGCGGGATCTGCACGCCCAGCGACACGCTGTCGCAGCAGACGCTGCACCCGCCGCGGGAGTCGCTCTCGAGCAGCTCCACGGGCCGGGATCCGCACACGACGACCAGCGAGAGCCAGAGCGGCGAGGCGGACGCAGGATCGGCGCCCACGCTGGTGGGGGCCACGCCGAGCGGATCGGGACATGGATCGGGCGGTGGTATTGGTACCGGTGCCGCCTCCGCCGTACCCTCGCATCTCTCGCATTCGCAGTCGTTGCAGCAGGCTCCCTTCAAGGCCCAGCCACCCAAGCTGCGCTTCGTTTCGTCCGTGGAGTTCCGGCACTCATCCGGGGAGACATCCACCACACCGCTCTCGCCGGAGAGCCCGGCGGAGGATAGTTCCGGCGATCATACCCGCTCACGCCTGCAGCGATCGAAGGCCGCCAGCCGAAAGACCTTTAGACTTAAGCGCAGTCGCCTGACGCCCATGGAACCACCCAGCATT GTCACCTCGCAGGAGGAGCAGGCCCCGCAGGCGCAGGCAAAGACCCTGGGCGAGATTTCCTGGGACTCCGTTTCACAGACATCCTCCACCTCTGGCTATCGGGACAACAACAGCCTGCAGACTGGCCTGCTCTCGCCGGATGGATCCTTGGGTGGGTTGACCCTGGGCCGCTCACCCTCGCAGCACTCGCTATTAATGGTCTTCGAGGGACAGGACGAGGACACCCTCATTTAA